One Acidimicrobiia bacterium DNA window includes the following coding sequences:
- the hisI gene encoding phosphoribosyl-AMP cyclohydrolase produces the protein MPVTDDQLSRVKYDGDGLVPAIVQEQGSGDVLMMAWMNAETLRQSLAEGRTVFWSRSRQEVWRKGDTSGDRQFVRHASYDCDGDTLLFVVEQEGKGACHTGERSCFFRAFG, from the coding sequence ATCCCTGTGACCGACGACCAACTCTCTCGGGTGAAATACGATGGCGACGGCCTGGTGCCGGCCATCGTGCAGGAGCAGGGGAGCGGCGACGTGCTGATGATGGCCTGGATGAACGCCGAGACCCTCCGCCAGAGCCTGGCCGAGGGCCGCACGGTGTTCTGGTCGCGCAGCCGACAGGAGGTATGGCGCAAGGGCGACACCTCCGGCGACCGCCAGTTCGTGCGACACGCCTCCTACGATTGCGACGGCGACACACTCCTGTTCGTGGTGGAGCAAGAGGGCAAGGGCGCTTGCCACACCGGGGAGCGCTCCTGTTTCTTCCGAGCGTTCGGGTGA